Proteins encoded in a region of the Shewanella polaris genome:
- a CDS encoding rhombosortase-dependent M36 family metallopeptidase yields the protein MKTKIALAISAALLTSNAYAQNNNTINQVSIQPTSAKNQVNQMSSISGLQDQQDSVTGKTTFQWAKHDRITPDVGPLEAKYKLSFAADFYLNQVAGISTNKNTNLKPVLASVHENRSGTFIAKYQQEYQGVEVFNQSMNILMDRDYNLVASSGRFASANSNQLISENFGSASSAVKSAFSAMGGNDLSVLENDTNSKYTNFTVTNTDDKKFVKGTPRTKKVFFEHKGKLVPSYYVELEVADAETVDSEYYSFVINSETNEVLFKNNLTAQDSAFNYRVYADETGVPWDGPLGNVVPATSKDQVDTTTYLDAPMVTISSGPISTEDPWLAEDAMTTSGNNVFAYVDAIAPDGFTNGDYTAETTAAMTFDYKYNTNELESSVNNRKAAIVNLFYINNYLHDVFYDHGFDEASGNAQALNYDRGGEEGDAIKAEVQDNSGFNNANMSTPADGSSPRMQMYLWDSKDAVNGEDYGVTITSDASIGLLDSTQRASFGQGQFDVAGDVVRLIDDTAPLNDGCTAATNPADLAGKIVIIDRGVCAFTDKALAAQDAGAIAVLIANNSGTTEPAPMGGTDEDVKIPSMGLSKDDGDKIYAQLDADVAVSISMFNNKPYKASSWDNAIVAHEWGHYISNRLIGNGSGLSNQQGRSMGEGWGDFHALLLISEADDAMIAGNEMFQKPYAAITYVASFYEGIRNYPYSTDMEINPLTFANVELGNGTSEDQYGAAEVHDAGEPWAAMLWDSYVGLINDERHTFEEARSLMMDYLVAGYKLTPNAPTYTEARDALLAAAYANDVEDYQIILNAFARRGMGLGAVSPERSSTKHEGVVESYETTLATFAVTKSVLDTDYEGMTVGYCSRDGIIDKGETGTVSFTVMNKGSEAFESIEALVEVTSGQDVTLANDGKITFEAVSLYAEATSSPIEFTLNEAAIADTLEFKISFPDLAEDVQASEYSFSTVVNMDFNTKAPVGNSSTSDMEDQSGAKDFVETIYSGGDLAINTGNLESQYIDYFDVGSQYLRINNNGFESDVAYETKAVTVGYAGDFVVSWFQYFEIEENWDGGVVEISVNGGDWADVTEMGGTFEGDGYSGELENLLPGREAFTGFSPWPGGMEAVNFGTALNGNEVRFRFRMVTDTNSNEFGWIVDNIKLSNIATPVFHEQVAGDTFACDNRLPSVSIEANATEVEQGDTVSFSATAVDANATDTLTYMWSQTSGTAVTLAGAESATVSFTAPTISTSSETLEFSLTVNDGVDDVVTPMSVLVNGTPAEVAQPKPGSGGSMGWLGLLLLPIAALRRRK from the coding sequence GTGAAGACAAAAATAGCTCTAGCCATTTCGGCTGCATTACTAACTAGCAATGCATATGCCCAAAACAATAACACTATCAATCAGGTTTCTATTCAACCAACAAGTGCAAAAAACCAAGTTAATCAAATGAGCTCTATCAGCGGTCTACAAGACCAACAAGATAGCGTTACGGGTAAAACTACGTTTCAATGGGCTAAGCATGATCGAATTACACCAGATGTAGGACCTTTAGAAGCTAAATACAAACTCAGTTTTGCTGCTGACTTTTATTTAAATCAAGTTGCCGGCATTTCTACTAACAAAAATACTAATCTAAAGCCTGTACTCGCTAGCGTACACGAAAACCGCTCTGGTACATTCATTGCGAAATATCAACAAGAATATCAAGGTGTTGAAGTATTTAACCAATCCATGAATATTTTAATGGATAGAGATTACAATTTAGTAGCCTCTTCAGGTCGATTCGCTTCGGCCAATAGTAATCAACTTATCAGTGAAAATTTTGGATCTGCATCTAGTGCCGTAAAGTCGGCATTTTCTGCGATGGGTGGTAACGACCTTTCAGTATTAGAAAATGACACCAATTCTAAATACACCAACTTTACCGTTACAAATACTGATGACAAAAAATTCGTCAAAGGAACGCCGCGAACTAAAAAAGTCTTCTTTGAGCATAAAGGTAAATTAGTTCCATCATATTATGTTGAACTTGAAGTAGCTGATGCTGAAACGGTTGATTCTGAATATTACAGCTTCGTCATTAACAGCGAAACAAACGAAGTACTATTTAAAAACAATTTAACCGCGCAAGACTCTGCCTTTAATTATCGAGTTTATGCCGATGAGACTGGTGTCCCTTGGGATGGTCCTTTAGGTAATGTTGTTCCGGCAACAAGTAAAGATCAAGTTGATACAACTACTTATCTAGATGCACCAATGGTTACAATCAGCTCTGGTCCTATCAGTACAGAAGATCCATGGCTCGCTGAAGATGCGATGACAACATCGGGAAATAACGTCTTTGCTTATGTGGATGCTATCGCACCGGATGGATTTACGAATGGCGACTACACAGCTGAAACCACTGCCGCAATGACTTTTGATTACAAGTACAACACTAACGAACTTGAAAGCTCTGTCAATAATCGCAAAGCAGCAATTGTAAACTTGTTTTACATCAACAACTACTTACATGATGTATTTTACGATCACGGATTTGATGAAGCATCAGGTAATGCACAAGCGCTTAACTACGATCGCGGTGGGGAAGAAGGTGATGCAATAAAAGCAGAAGTTCAAGATAACTCAGGCTTTAACAATGCCAACATGAGCACTCCTGCAGATGGTAGTTCTCCTCGTATGCAAATGTATTTGTGGGATAGTAAAGATGCTGTCAACGGCGAAGACTATGGTGTAACTATTACATCTGATGCGAGTATCGGTTTATTAGACTCAACACAACGTGCAAGCTTTGGGCAAGGTCAGTTTGATGTTGCTGGTGATGTTGTTCGCTTAATAGATGATACAGCACCATTAAATGATGGTTGTACTGCTGCAACAAATCCTGCTGACTTAGCGGGCAAGATTGTTATTATTGACCGCGGAGTGTGTGCATTTACAGACAAAGCACTTGCAGCACAAGATGCGGGTGCAATTGCTGTACTGATAGCTAATAACTCAGGTACAACTGAGCCTGCTCCTATGGGGGGTACTGATGAGGATGTGAAAATCCCAAGTATGGGATTATCAAAAGATGACGGTGACAAGATTTATGCTCAATTAGACGCAGATGTAGCAGTATCTATCTCTATGTTTAACAACAAGCCATACAAAGCAAGCTCTTGGGATAACGCCATTGTTGCTCATGAATGGGGACATTATATTAGTAATCGTTTAATCGGCAATGGTTCAGGTCTTAGCAACCAACAAGGCCGATCAATGGGCGAAGGTTGGGGCGATTTCCACGCATTATTGTTAATATCTGAAGCAGATGACGCAATGATTGCTGGTAATGAGATGTTCCAAAAACCCTATGCAGCAATTACCTACGTAGCGTCATTCTATGAAGGCATTCGTAACTATCCATATAGTACTGATATGGAAATTAACCCTTTAACATTTGCCAATGTAGAGCTAGGTAATGGCACTAGTGAAGATCAATATGGTGCTGCAGAGGTGCATGATGCAGGTGAGCCTTGGGCCGCAATGCTTTGGGATAGCTATGTTGGCTTAATTAATGATGAGCGCCACACGTTTGAAGAAGCGCGTAGCCTAATGATGGATTATTTAGTTGCTGGCTATAAATTAACACCTAATGCACCAACTTATACAGAAGCTAGAGATGCACTTCTTGCGGCAGCATATGCTAATGATGTTGAAGATTATCAAATTATCTTAAACGCATTCGCTCGTCGAGGTATGGGACTTGGTGCAGTGTCACCAGAACGTTCTAGCACCAAACATGAAGGTGTTGTTGAATCATATGAAACTACACTGGCAACATTTGCTGTAACTAAGAGTGTACTTGATACTGATTACGAAGGTATGACCGTTGGGTATTGTTCTCGCGATGGTATCATCGATAAAGGTGAAACAGGTACTGTTAGTTTTACCGTGATGAACAAAGGCAGCGAAGCATTTGAATCAATTGAAGCTTTAGTCGAGGTCACCAGCGGACAAGATGTGACATTGGCAAATGACGGGAAGATTACATTTGAAGCTGTCAGCTTATATGCAGAAGCAACCAGCTCTCCTATTGAGTTCACACTAAATGAAGCTGCTATAGCAGATACTCTAGAATTTAAAATTTCATTCCCTGATTTAGCCGAAGACGTCCAAGCAAGTGAATATTCGTTCTCAACAGTTGTTAATATGGACTTTAATACCAAAGCCCCAGTCGGTAATAGTTCAACCAGCGATATGGAAGATCAGTCTGGTGCTAAAGACTTTGTGGAAACTATCTACTCAGGTGGTGATTTAGCTATAAACACAGGTAATTTAGAATCACAATATATCGATTATTTTGATGTAGGCAGTCAATATCTTCGTATTAACAACAATGGATTTGAATCTGATGTTGCTTACGAAACAAAAGCTGTCACTGTCGGTTATGCGGGTGATTTTGTCGTAAGCTGGTTCCAATATTTCGAAATCGAAGAAAATTGGGATGGTGGAGTTGTCGAAATCAGCGTTAACGGTGGCGATTGGGCCGATGTTACAGAGATGGGGGGAACCTTCGAAGGTGATGGTTACTCTGGCGAACTAGAAAATTTACTTCCTGGTCGTGAAGCATTTACAGGCTTTAGTCCATGGCCTGGTGGGATGGAAGCGGTAAACTTTGGCACTGCACTTAATGGTAATGAAGTACGCTTTAGATTCCGCATGGTAACTGATACTAATAGTAACGAGTTTGGGTGGATTGTAGATAATATTAAACTATCAAACATTGCTACTCCTGTATTTCACGAACAAGTCGCTGGTGATACTTTTGCATGTGACAACAGACTACCAAGCGTATCTATTGAAGCTAATGCAACCGAAGTTGAACAAGGTGACACGGTTAGTTTCTCTGCAACTGCCGTTGATGCAAATGCAACCGACACGCTAACCTATATGTGGTCTCAAACATCTGGAACAGCAGTAACGTTAGCAGGTGCAGAGAGTGCAACGGTAAGCTTCACAGCTCCAACCATTAGCACGTCTTCTGAAACATTAGAGTTCTCGTTAACAGTGAATGATGGTGTAGATGATGTGGTTACACCTATGTCAGTGCTAGTGAATGGCACACCAGCAGAAGTAGCACAACCAAAACCTGGTTCTGGTGGTTCAATGGGTTGGTTAGGATTACTATTATTACCAATAGCAGCGCTTCGTCGCCGTAAGTAA
- the asnC gene encoding transcriptional regulator AsnC: protein MDSSFQRDDLDNQILTALMQDARTPFAELAKRFSVSAGTIHVRVEKMKQAGIITGAQITVNPKALGYDVCCFIGINLKSAGDYPAAIAKLNELEEVVEAYYTTGNYSVFVKVMCQSIDGLQHVLINRIQSIDEIQSTETLISLQNPIVRSVKP from the coding sequence GTGGATAGCTCATTTCAACGCGATGATTTAGATAATCAAATTCTTACTGCACTGATGCAAGACGCCAGAACACCTTTTGCCGAATTAGCTAAACGCTTTAGTGTGAGTGCTGGCACTATTCACGTTCGCGTTGAAAAAATGAAACAAGCCGGCATTATTACTGGCGCGCAGATCACTGTGAATCCAAAAGCACTCGGTTATGATGTTTGCTGTTTTATCGGCATTAATTTAAAAAGTGCAGGCGATTATCCAGCTGCTATTGCCAAGTTAAATGAATTAGAAGAAGTAGTGGAAGCGTATTACACCACTGGCAATTACTCAGTATTTGTAAAGGTAATGTGCCAATCTATCGATGGATTGCAGCATGTGTTGATTAACCGTATCCAATCTATTGATGAAATCCAGTCCACTGAAACACTTATTAGCCTACAAAATCCCATCGTAAGATCGGTAAAACCCTAA
- the rluA gene encoding bifunctional tRNA pseudouridine(32) synthase/23S rRNA pseudouridine(746) synthase RluA — translation MADFIYNPPTTPWLDILYQDKDIIVLNKPSGLLSVPGREAIYHDSIYSRVLAQHPNAQIVHRLDMATSGVIVVALRRNAERELKRQFRERETAKTYFARVAGHMKSTVSKVDLPLICDWPNRPKQKVDHTVGKPSVTLIEVVSYGSKSTLVKLTPITGRSHQLRVHMMALGHPILGDGFYADPLAKSLSPRLLLHAAALSITHPYSQQAMHFESPATFMTPIIGQ, via the coding sequence ATGGCTGATTTTATTTACAACCCACCGACCACTCCTTGGCTTGATATTTTGTATCAAGACAAAGATATTATTGTACTCAATAAGCCATCAGGATTACTGTCGGTCCCTGGAAGGGAAGCCATTTACCATGACAGTATCTATTCTCGAGTATTAGCTCAGCACCCTAATGCACAAATAGTGCATCGTTTAGACATGGCGACATCAGGGGTTATTGTGGTCGCGTTAAGGCGCAATGCTGAGCGGGAATTAAAACGCCAATTTCGTGAGCGTGAAACCGCTAAAACCTATTTTGCTCGCGTAGCAGGTCATATGAAATCAACCGTATCAAAAGTCGATTTACCCCTGATTTGCGATTGGCCAAATAGACCTAAACAAAAAGTCGACCATACTGTAGGCAAACCTTCGGTGACATTAATTGAAGTGGTTAGTTATGGTTCTAAATCAACGCTAGTTAAACTCACTCCAATTACTGGACGTTCACATCAGCTCCGAGTCCACATGATGGCGTTAGGGCACCCTATCCTTGGTGATGGATTTTATGCTGACCCTTTAGCAAAAAGTTTATCACCGCGATTGTTATTACATGCAGCGGCATTATCGATAACGCACCCATACTCACAACAAGCAATGCACTTTGAATCTCCAGCCACATTTATGACCCCAATAATCGGACAGTAA
- a CDS encoding 2-hydroxyacid dehydrogenase, translating into MKIGFFSAKPYDIRHFNRMNESFNAGIEYFDYRLCMQNVKLAEGYEIVCAFVNDSLCEEVLVELAKGGTKIIAMRCAGFNNVDLVAAKRLGLKVVNVPAYSPESVAEHTVALMLTLNRKIHKAYQRTRDANFSLTGLVGFNMFGKTVGVIGTGKIGLATIKILLGFGCKVLAYDPYPNKAVIDLGIEYVSLETMYPQCDIISLHCPQTKDNQHLLNQISFHKMKPGVMVINTSRGGLLNAFDAMEALKDGQIGSLGLDVYENEKGLFFEDKSNEIIQDDVFRRLSACHNVIFTGHQAFLTEEALNAIALTTLTNVTQLTTGQACKNELI; encoded by the coding sequence ATGAAAATTGGATTTTTTAGCGCAAAGCCTTATGACATCCGTCACTTTAATCGTATGAATGAAAGCTTTAATGCTGGTATTGAATACTTTGATTATCGCCTTTGCATGCAAAACGTAAAACTAGCCGAAGGTTATGAAATTGTCTGTGCATTCGTAAATGACTCCTTATGTGAAGAGGTGTTAGTCGAGCTCGCAAAAGGCGGGACAAAAATTATTGCCATGCGTTGTGCTGGTTTTAATAATGTCGACTTAGTTGCCGCAAAACGGTTAGGGTTAAAAGTGGTGAATGTGCCCGCTTACTCGCCAGAATCAGTTGCTGAACATACCGTGGCTTTAATGTTAACGCTTAATCGTAAAATTCATAAAGCGTATCAACGTACTCGTGACGCCAATTTTTCATTAACAGGGTTAGTTGGCTTTAACATGTTTGGTAAAACAGTGGGGGTGATAGGTACAGGTAAAATTGGCTTGGCAACCATTAAAATTCTATTAGGTTTTGGCTGTAAAGTGCTCGCGTATGATCCTTATCCAAACAAAGCGGTTATTGATCTTGGCATTGAATATGTTTCATTGGAGACTATGTATCCTCAATGCGACATCATTAGCTTACATTGCCCGCAAACCAAAGATAACCAACATTTACTCAATCAAATCAGCTTTCATAAAATGAAGCCTGGCGTGATGGTAATTAATACCAGTCGAGGTGGATTATTAAATGCATTTGATGCCATGGAAGCGTTGAAAGACGGCCAAATTGGTTCATTAGGTTTAGACGTGTATGAAAATGAAAAAGGGTTATTTTTCGAAGATAAATCAAATGAAATTATTCAAGATGATGTTTTCCGTCGCTTGTCAGCTTGTCACAATGTAATTTTTACTGGTCACCAAGCCTTTTTAACGGAAGAAGCGTTAAACGCAATTGCCTTGACCACATTAACTAATGTAACTCAATTGACTACTGGGCAAGCTTGTAAAAATGAACTAATTTAA
- a CDS encoding dienelactone hydrolase family protein yields MITTTEIHDVKTATGLMRTTLYRPDIRGQFATIIFYSEIFQQTAPIARSAAILASHGFVVLVPEVFHELNPIGTVLAYDDAGKDKGNADKWAKPLEHHDSDTCALVDFARAQPFCSDKLGAMGVCIGGHLAYRAALNPDISGAFCLYPTDIHSNTLPCDVGNDSLTCTNDMKSELVMVFGKQDPHVSKEGRQLIYQKLEQANANFTWLEVNAQHAFMRDEGERYDAALALQMYLQAVAFFHRVLN; encoded by the coding sequence ATGATTACAACAACTGAGATCCACGATGTTAAAACGGCCACAGGCTTAATGCGAACCACGCTTTATCGTCCGGATATTAGAGGTCAATTTGCAACAATCATTTTTTACTCAGAAATATTCCAGCAAACCGCACCAATAGCTCGTTCAGCTGCTATTTTAGCAAGCCATGGCTTTGTAGTATTAGTGCCAGAAGTGTTTCATGAACTCAATCCTATCGGCACCGTGTTGGCGTATGATGATGCAGGTAAAGATAAAGGAAATGCCGACAAGTGGGCTAAGCCTTTAGAGCATCATGACAGTGATACTTGCGCGTTAGTTGATTTTGCTCGTGCACAGCCATTTTGCAGTGATAAATTAGGTGCAATGGGTGTATGTATTGGTGGGCATTTAGCTTATCGAGCGGCACTTAATCCAGACATTAGTGGCGCTTTTTGTTTATATCCCACAGATATTCATTCAAATACTTTACCTTGTGATGTAGGTAATGACTCTCTTACTTGTACTAATGATATGAAAAGTGAATTAGTGATGGTATTTGGCAAACAAGACCCACATGTCAGCAAAGAAGGACGTCAACTTATTTACCAAAAGCTTGAACAGGCCAATGCAAACTTTACTTGGCTTGAGGTGAATGCTCAGCATGCGTTTATGCGAGATGAAGGTGAACGTTACGATGCCGCTTTAGCCTTGCAAATGTATTTACAGGCGGTGGCATTTTTTCATCGGGTACTTAATTGA